GAAACATAACAGTTCAGGTTGTACCATGATTCTGCAAATTTATTCAACGTCTACTACATTTAGTAAAGGAAAATATTATGCAACAATTAGGGAGAAAAGTAAGATTCAAAATGAAATATAAAGTAGTGAGCCAATTTGACTTCATAATACAATGCCATGCAAGGGAGAAAGCTCTTAAACTTATCATAGTGATGAATATTCGTTCAATAACTGAACGAAGCATTCCATAAGCATATTATATGCATTCCTCTATTATGTTCCAAttaatattttaaaaattatgGCTTCGAAAGTCAGGATAACTTGTTCCGAAAAGAATGGCATGTACGTTGTATGAAACAACTATGACAATGAAGAGATATTAGCAAAGTGAATCTTATGAATTCTGCAAAGCTAGACATAATTAGACTATTAGGTGTAGCACTGAAGCACTAAAAGAATAACAATCTGTTACGACCACTCAAGCAAAAGATGTTCTTACATCTATATATTGGGAAAATAGCACTTGAGAGTTGAGAGCACAACCATAATTAGGAACTGCTAGATGATTCCATCAAATACTATTATTTTATCATCTTCCTTTGAGTGTTCACATGCCTATACTTGTCAACACTCTCGGGGTGCAAATATGTTGAAGTAACTTATGACAATAAAACATCAGAATGATTGAGACTCAAACGCCGAATACAGAAAAAAGGAACGTGCAATCATCAAAATATTTTGATTACCCAGAGATACATTCAACACACATCAGAGATTACAAATAGAAGGTTTGTTTAATGATAGAGAAGATCATTGATGCATACCGTTAGAGAAGATTTGACCATTTTGTAAGGTAATTTCTTTAGGGGGCTTCTTTAACAATGCATGAAAAAATGCATCCAGCTAATAAAGCAGAGGAGTATGAGTTACATTCACTGGATGGTAGGCATTGCCTATCTCAAGGGGTACAATAATATGATTGACACCACCTGCTAGACAAATTGGTTAGTCAACGACAAATCTGCAAGTTGAAACTATGTTTTTGGATCTGGAGTGCTCTCTTCATGGCAGCAAAACATGGTGTGGTTCGCATGTGACACAGCAGCTCTCCTCCCCTGACAAAACAAACGCCTTGTCGACTGCATATCTACCTGACCCTGTTGCCTTATACAAAGTTGATATCTCCATTTCCTTTATCTAGTCTCTGCCATCCTTTACTCCCGGTCAATGTGCAGGTTGAGGAGCTCATAGGCGGCACGGAGACTAAAAGTGATGGAAGTTTTGCAGTATTAAACATTTATACGAAGTACATGCACGAGAAGTTGAAGTATCAAACCTGAAAGTGAAGGAAGTTCTGCAATATTAATATTAGTCGGATTCAAGAGTAGAGAAAATATTCATCAGTCATTTGTATGTGAGATACTGATTCAAGAGTAGAGAAGGTTGACGGTCGTCAGTGAGGTCATATTAATTTGGGTAAAATATAAGGGAATGCCTAGAATGCACTGTATACCTGCAGGAATAAAAAGACAAACAATTTTATTGCCAGACCATGCATATTGTAGTATAGATGGTAACCACAAAGAGTGACAACATTAACCATAAGAAATCTAGAGTAAAATTGTGGCAATAAGCTAGCATCACCAGATCTGAGCATCACTGCAGGATTACCAGCGGTTAGAATGTTGAATACCGATAAAGAGGAAGGTATATGGAACTACCTCGATGCACAACAGTAAGAGAAGAGGGGGGATTAGAATGCAACAATATGGGCTTGAAAGATCAAACACAGGATGAAACATCATTGCGTACCTCCGTCCAGTAGTAGTAGGAATTGACAGGTTTCTGATGGTGTGCGGCCTGCTACAAAATCAAGAGATACAGGTGCACGGAGTCATCCCAAAAAATAACAAAAAGGAAAGATGATGGATGCAGACGCTATGGCGAAGAGGAATAAAGAGATTATAGGAATCAAAAGAGAAATTGCAACATTGATGACCCAATCttgattactccctccgtttcagtttacaagtcctgcacgtatacctaggttgccaattttatcaccctaatataaattatataacacaaaaattataCCGTTTGAAATTAGGACATCTGAAGTTTATAttggtatattttttgtaatatatgacttgtattaggttggtcaaattgaCGACCTAGGGGTACACGCATGCCCTGTAAACTGAGAGAGAGGGAGTACTCACGAAGAACTCTCTACATTTGGAACACTTAATTATCTCAAAACAATCAAAAGGGGAAAATCCACAACTTAGCTCGAGTTTGTAGTAGAAACATCTGTCCATGGCGCTTAGATGTGTCCGGTGGCCTGGTGTTGCGATCAGGCAGCTGCAGTGGATCAGGGCACCACCATCTCGATGCAGGCACCACACTGGTTAAGGGGAACGTAGTCCCAGAGAATCCTGGAGGCAAGCCAGATCGACAGTCGTACTAGAGGAGCACCTCGCGCAGAGACGGGATCCTAGCTGCCACGTCGTACAGTACAGGGGATAGGATTTCTAAAGGCGGGATCGATAGGTTGCCGCTTGCGTGGAAGATATGTAGCGGCCTGAGGGGAGAAAAGAAAATATGCGATGGGAAGTTGAGAAGATTGTGCTGAGCACACATAACAACAATGGCCAATTGAGCATTAATACCAGCTCACATGGTTCGAGTGTGGGTGGAGATGATCGCGGCCGTAGGCGTCTAGCAAATGCAGAAAGTGAACAATTATTTCCTTCATGACGTGGGAACATTTTTTCTGAGATGACATGGTTGATGACGTGGATAGCTTACATGTTTAGATAAATAGGTTAGTGAGGATGAACCTCTTAGGCTACCTCCAATGCATTGGTGCTTACATGAGGTGTTAAGCACATTAAAAACTTTAGCAACTAAAAgcccccaatgcataggtgcttaactTGTTGGTGCTAAGCATCCTTCATTTAATGATTTTGCAACTAAAGTTCTCTTCATGCATTGGTGGGCTTATTTCATTTAAGTGTTTTGCCTAGGTTTTCGCGCTTGGCAttgtttcttcctggggtcaccccACTCATCTCTCTCCTCTTAATTACCTTGCCACGTCAGATTTTTTGCCTACATGGCAGCGTTAGCACCTGTACAAGGCGGAGCATTGGGAGGGGCCTTATGCatactagatgataccccgcacGTTGTTGCGGGAATGTTTTGCAACATATTATAGTGGGATTTGTTTGTAAGGAACGTGAATGTTTGATGCTAATATAATAAATAACACTAATGATAAATATGATTTATTGTATTATTGTATAGTTGTAAAAATTATTAAATATAAATATTAGTCACCTAGATGTGGAGTATGTGTGCCTCAACGGTCCATCAGCCCTTTCAACACCACGGGCTAGCTATTTCTCGTTTCCATATTAAAATATCAATGCATTTATTCAAAATATCATTGCTATTACAAATCCATCAGATTTGTTGTTTATGTTTTTCCTCATGAGTGGTTGTTCACACTAAATTGAACTGAAATTACATACAATGTTCACCACCATTTTTCACAACTACTTTTTGGTTTGCCTACATAAAAAGTTAGTAAGACAGAGGGAAAGGCTTGAAAAATAGTTAAGTTCCGTGCAAAGAACAATCTGACTATTCGTTGGGAGAATAGCCACTAGTGAAATACATAACCCAGAGATATGAATTATGTATTGTATTTTCATTCCTCGTATAGTAGAGAAAATGGAAAATCTGCAAGAACAATGAGCCAACAGCGACCGAGAGCAAGGTTGCAAACATACAAATCATCTATAATACTtctagaaatacaaatcacactaTTGTTCAATACACAGATGGCTAGATAGAGCGACCATGCTACTAACTTGTAGAGTGCACTCCACCTGTATCAAACTCCAGCAAAGAGATGGCTATTTCTGTTCATATGCAAACATATGAGAAGCCTACCATGTAATTTGAATTTGTTAAATGAGTACTGATAAAGATATGAAATTTGAAATATGATAATAAGGGGCAACCATATAAACTGGATGCTTAAATGTTAAGTGGGGGTACTCATGAAATTGCAATTATGTCGCTGCTCAATGTCGGGAGATGCTACTGTCGGCCAGATCACAATCGCTGGTCTCTGAGCATCCTCTCTTCCCTTATGTGAATATGTGATACGTAGCACTGCACAGATTGGAGGATGGCAAGTGGGTAGATGGGAGGACTCAGCCGCAGTTTCCCACTGACAGAAGCCATCAAAACAGTTGCTCCTGCGCTGCAACAACAATCATGTGAGTTGTCCGACCCAAGAAAAGAAGCTGAATTGCAGTGCAGCCAAGAATTTGAGGCTGAGGAGATTAAAACATTGGAGACGAAGGGGATCTGCAAGAGGGTAGACTGAATCGTGGATTATATTGTAGATCGATTGCAGCTTCAGTACAACTTTGATGGAGAGGactgaaagctgaataaaactgttgcttgtTGATggtttggtgcggcatacaagagtatataagagggtacaaaccgacttggggtaggggtacaaaactgacttggactagaagtcgtataccataatgactactctaacatccccccgcagtatcaacggcaggctcgacgacgttgagactgaaacagatatcttgaaacggcttagtaggcagtgccttggtgaaaatgtcagcaaactgagccgtagagggaacatgaagcacccgaacctgaccaagagcaaccttttcacgaacaaaatgaatatcaatctcaatatgctttgtgcgtcggtgttgaactggattgctggtcatgtagactgctgatatgttgtcacagtagacaatagtggcctgctcaataggcctgtgtagctcggagagtaactgccgaatccagattgtatctgcaacggcatgtgccacagcgcgatactcagcctcggccgacgaacgtgagactgtaacctgtcttttcgaagaccaagaaatcaaattgttaccaagaaaaacacaaaaaccggaagtggaccttcgagtgtcaggacaaccagcccagtctgcatcagagtatgcggtaagcgagtttggagaagaattattgaggtggagaccatgattgagagttccttttaaataccgaagaatgcgtttaacatgattatagtgaggaacccggggatcatgcatatagagacatgcttgttgaatagcaaaagagatttcaggacgagtaatggtgagatattggagagcacctgttaggctacgatagagagtaggatcggaaaagggttcaccggtagccgaaagtttaaaactagtatcgacaggagtgcgagatgattgacagtcaagcataccagcatgattaagaagatcaagaatatactggcgttgggaaagaaaaaggctggaggaatctcgaacaacagcaatgcctaagaaatgatgaaggagtcctaggtcagtcatagaaaattcagatctaggaagagagacaatatgatctaagaacttttgagaggaggcggtaagaatgatatcatctacatagagaagtaaataggcagtgtcagaagtttgatgatacacaaaaagagaggtgtcggagagagatggagtgaagcctattgtttgaatgaaggaggagaagcgttgaaaccaagctcgtggggcctgtttaagaccgtagagagatttctgaagaagacatacatgagttggaaaggatggattttcaaaacccagaggttgctggcagtagacagtttcttgaagggaaccatggaggaaagcatttttaacatcaagttggtgaatgggccatgaagaggagacagcaacactaagaacggtgcgaatggtgctaggtttaacaacaggagagaaggtttcttcgtaatcaattccttgttgctgagaaaagccacgacaaacccacctggctttatatcgtgagaggctcccatcggagtggaacttttggcgaaaaatccatttgccagaaacaatatttgtattgggaggacgaggaacaagttgccaggtgttgttttgaagtaaagcattatattcttcttgcatggcaacggcccaattgggatcaagtagagcagttttgtaattctttggaagagaagtgagagatacggaggtatgaaggtttaggcggtcttggggttgatgaaatcctgatttggccctagtacgcatgcgatgatcattaatcggggctgctgtaggaatagcacgagggggtaaggtgggtactggtgagtctGGCACGgcggaagagtcggacgaaggagtagggctgggtggtggagttggagtaggggccgggggtgttggggagggagcaggggtcgggggtgttggggatgtttcgggtggggtgagtgtatggttgggattggctatggtgggtgttaatggtggtggtgataagttgtgttcggcacgtaggggagtatatagttggaaaggacggggagagggggtgtttgcggagctaggggtgttggatggtgtagtagtgcgttgtgagaaaggaaaaatgtgctcagcaaacgtgacatgacgagagacatgaacgtgtccggtgtgaaggtcgagacagcgatagcctttgtgctcgtcagagaagccgagaaaagcacatgggatagagcgtggtgacaatttatttgcagaagtggcgtaggcattgggaaaacagagacagccgaaaacacgaaccgcggagtagtcggggtgggaaagaaagagggaataatagggagtagtgttgggtttagttttagaaggtcgaatatttagaaggaaggtggacatgtgtagggcttcagcccaaaacttgggaggcatagatgattgaatgaggagagtgcgaactatatcattgagggtgcgaagagagcgttctgctttaccattttgaggggaggtgtagggacatgagaacctaagcaggatgccatgttgtaagaagaaagtacgatttttaatgttatcaaactcgcgaccattgtcacattggataaagcgaattgggaggaagaagtgaacagacacatagcgttgaaaattaaggaaaaaagaatggacctcggatttgttgcgtagaggaaaagtccagacaaagtgggtgaaatcatctaggataacaaggtagtatttaaaacctgaaacacttgcaatgggagaggtccataaatcacaatgtattaattcaaagggataagtgctacaagaactagaggaactaaagggaagacgcacatgtttgcctaattgacaagactcacaaaacacagaattatgagagtccctattacatggtatggtaaattcactaagcatagaagctaagacagcggggttgggatggcccaagcgacgatgccagagatcgacggaggccagcatggatgttggaggggtggcagcaggaactccattaagagaataaagatcaccgaagctattgaagcgagcgatctcggccttggtcaggtaatccttcacagataaaccaaaagggtcgaattcagccgaaactagattgtcgcaagtaaattagcgaacagagataagatttttaatgagggcgggaGCCGGGATACAGCGAGGCAGAGGATAAGGAAGAGTTGCAGACGACAGTAAGGGTTGGTCGGTGACGAAAATGTGCTGCTACAGGTACGATGTGAAGGAGGCCGTGCGGGCCTTCACTCCTGCGTGAACCATTCCCAAATATGACGATCGGATGGCCAATTGAGCGTTCGAAATCGtgagagcaactagttaacgagcgctccttcgggagcctcgcaacgatcagagccacttggcgcgctctcagccattcgccacgtgtcgcgctctgggcgctccctccggattttatttttttatttttccgcatGCGTTTTCAGCCTTTTTAGCGGGGTTTTTTCCGGGTTTTTTCAATGTTTTGGTTTTCCACctgtcttccttagcttttcgacAAAAAAATCgaattttttttgcgaaaaaatgcattttttctttcgcgagagtcacggttttgcttctgcgagaggcacaATTTGTTTTCGCgggagtcacggccgtgcctctcgaaaatgaaaaaaacgcgttttttgttttttttcctttcgcgagagtcacgcttttgcttccgcgagaggcacaattgtgttttcgcgagagtcacggccatgcctctcggaaacggcaaaaacacgttttctgttttttttctttcgcgagagtcacggttttgcttccgcgagaggcatggttgtgctttcgcgagtcacggccgtgcctctcagaaatggaaaaacgtgttttctgtttttttctttcgcgagagtcacggttttgcttccgtgagaggcacggttgtgctttcgcgagagtcacgaccGTACCTCCTCAGAAACGAAAAACAAAACACGTtttatctttttttttcttccgcgagaggcacggttgtgatttcgtgagaggcacgggtgtgcctctttcggaaagggaaaaacccgtgttcccggttcggttttttcgtgattttttttgccaaaacctattaacatgggatctagttttgaagatctcgacgcgaggaatccagcggtgaaagcggttcgagatttggacgcacggtttaggAGATAAAATGTTTTAAATAAATGGATCTACAAAAAAGGACGCtgataactgccacacgtgtggcatatAGGGGGTTGTGCCGCACGCCCTGTGTGGCACGGAGACAAACCCACCCGCACGACGGCGTCTGGGTGCACGTAGCCACAGCCCGCACGTCTGGTGTGTGGCACAATCGCCCACTCGTCCGGGCGATCGACCACGCTGCCCGCACGACCCAACGCGCCTGTCGTCCCGGCCTGCTTTCGAACCCCAGTGCGACCTGCACCGTCGTCTCCTACCTCTCAATCCCAAACCTCCATCGTCTTCCTTCTATAGTTTCCATGGCGACCAGACCAGATCTCTAGCGCCTCCCCACCGCCACCCCCCACCCCGCCCCCCAGCGACGACGAGCTAATAGGTGGATCTCCGATCTCCTCCTGTTTCATGTCCTTCTTCTATCCAGAAAATTGAAATTCCAGGTTGCCCATGAAGATGGCGACTAGATCCACACTGTCATGGCAAACACACCATGGATTGTGTGTATTCCCCTCTGCCCACCGACATACGCCAGATCTGCCATGTTCTATCCTAGATTTGAACTAAGATTATGGGTTGGGTTGTTGCGAGTAGTTGATTAGAAGGATGTGTAGAATTCACTAAAATTAGGGGAAGAAAGGAGGAATTTGGGTGGTGCCTAGGGAGGGAGAAAATTAATTGCCACCTATATCTGATGTTAGTTGCCACCTATCTTTGTCGTTAGCTGCCACCATGTTATGTTGTCGCTTGCCATCATATTATCTTGGTTGTTGCCATCGGTTCAAAATGATAGCCGGCATCCAGATTTTAGAAAAGAGAATGAATGTGCATGTCCTACTTGCCATGATGTGTTGGTTGTCTATGCAAGAAATGTGATAAGATTGTCGTGTTATCTTGTATGTGCAAACAGCAAGAATGCATTTTGCGGATATTGATGCTTTCTTGTTCATGCAGTGACTGAAAACACAGTGGCAGAAAAAGCGGAAAAATGAATCATGAAGACGACACTAATCCTTGGTTTTCTCAAAGGCCGGAAACACCCCCTTGGGATGCAGCAGAGTACAATCAACTCATTTCTGCAGGGTCGTTGCTGCCACTACTAGAGCAGTACGCGAGCATCGGTACGATGCATGATTAAAAAGAGGAACAGTTGCCATGTTTGTGACGAGGAAGGTGGCATTCTACTTATGTCCTACAATGTCATTTTTCGCAAGTTCTATGACCCAACCACACACACAGggataccatggcaagttcaaGCACAGGGCGCTAACGCTGACAAATGTACGGGCGACCAACTTCAAGTAGCTAATGTGGCAAATCAAGGTAACGCATACGAAAAAGAAACATACTGGTGTGGCCATGAAATTAAACTTGCAAGGATGGCAAAGACTTGCGAGTTCTATGGAAAAATGTAGGACCTTCATGCAGCACGTGGCATTAGGCGGCAACCATGTACCTGCCATCAACGTCGTACACAGGTGAGTCTATGAAGTGAAGTTGTGGACAGTGAATTAGGAGAAGGAACATAGGTGACATTGGGGTTTTCATGGTGACTTGACAGCTGCAGTTGCCATGCCTggacaactgcagttgccatgtgtAATCAAATGTGATTGCAATGTCTAAACAACTGTGGATGACAAGTGTGAACAAATATGTGTGGCATGGTTGGACCACTACATGTGCCATGTTGTAcaaactacagttgccatgcatTGACCAACTGCTAAAATGATCACAGGTTGTTATGGTGGAACCACATCGACAAACATCTCATGGCAAGCTTCACAGTTGCAGGCCAACGCTATTGCAGGTAGAGCACATCAAATTGGAATGACAAACCATATACGATCGGCACATGCGGCACAACAAGGTAAAAAAATGTGAACCAGAAAAACAGTAGTGCATTTGCTTTTGTGGAAAAAGCAAGGCGGGAAAAGTGGATTTGTCACAGTGGTGGTGGAAAAAACAACCAAAAATGCTACCAAGTGGACGCGTGTAAAAAGTCATCTATTGTCTTCAGGATTTGTCAATTGTTGTATGACTGTGTGCAACATTCATGATTGATTCCATTTGCCTAGTGATCTCGTACCTAGAATCCAAGTTTTGATGCTAAAAGATGTTGGTTGCCATGTTTGTTGGACTATAGCTGCCATGGCTGAAAAACTATAGTTGCCATGCATGGCCATATGCAGATGCCACGACTTGTTGTATGAATGATGTCATGCCAAATCACATGCAGTTGTTGTATTCCGTTACGATAAACATGCCATTCAAGCAATGCTTACACACGTACCTGTTTTTTTATTGCAGGACCTTCAACTACAATCAACAGCGGCGCGGGGACATCACACACGGAAGAAGCGTTCCACCAGCCAGTCAACAATCCTGCCACAAACAATGCAGAATTACTGTCGGAAATGGCAGTCGTTCCAGCAATGCCGACAAAGCACACCTTTGCACAGCAGCACAAGCAACACTCAAGCAGATGAAACAGCCGCCGATACTGAAGTGAATGATGAAACTGATGACGAAGCACAAGGGGATGAAGAAGATGGGCAATCAGAAATCATGGTACCTCAGCCACCATATGTTGGGCAGAGATTTGATTCgtttgaagatgccaaggaattCTACCAGAGATATGCAATGTTCCATGGGTTTGCGGTGAACACCAAATACCATAGGAAAATTAAAAAAACTAATGAGTACAGCAGAGGTGAGATGAGGTGCTACAAGGCACGAAGGAACAAGAAGGGTAAAGGTGTTGCGCCTGTCGTGCCGGAACGAAAGAGAGGTATCATTGTCAAGACGGAATGCCTTGTCCGGTGTAAGCTAAACGTAGATGGAGCACGGTGGGTGGTCACTGAATATTTTGACGAGCACAACCACGAACTCATAAAGAAGTTTGACCTGGTAAAATTTCTGAGCGCCCACAGAGGATTCAGCCCCCTCGAGAAGAAATTCATAAAGCTGCTACATGATTGTAATGTCGGTCCATCAAGAATGGTCCAGATACTATCCATGATCCACAGCAAAAATGGAACTCTGAGTAGCATGCCCTACATACCAGCAGACGTCACAAACCTAAAGGCAAAGTACCGTAGAGAGAGTAGGTTGGCTGACATAGAAGACACGATAGCCTACTTCGACGAGAAAGCAAAAGCAGATCCTGATTTCTTCTACGAGATAAGATTGGACGATGAGGACCGTGTCACGAACATGTATTGGGTGGATGGTGATGCAAGAAGAGACTACAAACATTTCTGAGATTGCATTTCGTTCGACGCGACATATCTCACTAATATGTACAAGATGCCCTGCGCTCCATTCATAGGAATAAATAACCACAATCAGTCATTGCAGTTTGGTTGCGGGCTCGTTCGGAACGAAGATACGGATGGGTACACTTGGCTGTTCAAAACCTTCTTGGAGTGCATGGGTGGACTTGCTCCGATGAACATAATAACAGACCAGGATTTTAGCATGCGTGCAGGCATAGAGGAGGTCTTTCCGTTGGCAGTGCACAGGC
This genomic window from Aegilops tauschii subsp. strangulata cultivar AL8/78 chromosome 4, Aet v6.0, whole genome shotgun sequence contains:
- the LOC109742273 gene encoding protein FAR1-RELATED SEQUENCE 5-like, producing MQNYCRKWQSFQQCRQSTPLHSSTSNTQADETAADTEVNDETDDEAQGDEEDGQSEIMVPQPPYVGQRFDSFEDAKEFYQRYAMFHGFAVNTKYHRKIKKTNEYSRGEMRCYKARRNKKGKGVAPVVPERKRGIIVKTECLVRCKLNVDGARWVVTEYFDEHNHELIKKFDLVKFLSAHRGFSPLEKKFIKLLHDCNVGPSRMVQILSMIHSKNGTLSSMPYIPADVTNLKAKYRRESRLADIEDTIAYFDEKAKADPDFFYEIRLDDEDRVTNMYWVDGDARRDYKHF